The following proteins are encoded in a genomic region of Paenibacillus sp. FSL H3-0469:
- a CDS encoding cyclic lactone autoinducer peptide codes for MRKFIAKQLSSALAGSARFFVSIMKPAIHSPEAPKELRK; via the coding sequence TTGAGAAAATTTATCGCAAAGCAGCTTTCATCCGCTCTTGCCGGATCAGCGCGTTTCTTTGTTTCAATCATGAAGCCAGCGATTCACAGCCCGGAAGCGCCAAAAGAATTACGCAAGTAA
- a CDS encoding LytTR family DNA-binding domain-containing protein, whose amino-acid sequence MRVLLNDGSSRSIREEEILYFSNHKNTIFVHTKEGEFVLPTTLSDLYAAYGGMGFERLDRSNVVNIGNIDGYDPERKIVLFNQGEQFATVSESNETRIRRFLASRKNESPL is encoded by the coding sequence ATGCGTGTCTTACTAAACGACGGCTCTTCCCGCAGTATCCGGGAGGAGGAGATATTGTATTTCTCTAACCACAAGAATACGATATTCGTCCATACGAAAGAAGGCGAATTTGTTCTCCCTACCACTCTTTCCGATTTGTATGCAGCTTACGGAGGCATGGGCTTTGAACGTCTTGACCGCAGCAATGTAGTCAACATTGGCAATATTGACGGTTATGATCCGGAACGGAAGATTGTTCTGTTCAATCAAGGGGAACAATTTGCTACTGTATCGGAATCCAATGAAACACGTATCCGCAGATTTCTAGCTTCAAGGAAAAACGAATCACCGTTATAG